The segment AAGAAGAGGGTGACAACGAAGCTGCCCAGGACGAGCTATATGACATCGGTCATGGAAGCGACGGCGAGCGGCACAGCACCCGTGACCCACCAGAGGAAGACCCAGGCGAGCACGGTGAGCATGTTGCGTGCCTCGCGGTGGCCGTGGGCGTGGACGCCACCCCAGCGCCGACACCGAGGTCCACGAGCCCCGTGCACACTTGCTCCTCCCCTTCGAAAGATGGTCAAAGTAGTGTCTCTCGGTTTCACTTCCATGCTCGTCCAGGTGTGGAGATGCTCGTCGAGATGCGTCGGGTGCTCGTCGTTTGCCCAGGTGCTTGCTTCTCATCAGCCATGGCGTGGAGTAGCAAATCCCACCACGTGAGGTGCCCACCACATGTTTGTGTAAATGTGTGAAAGAAGGTATCTTTACCGGCTCCTGAAAGAGGTGATTCTATGCAAAATAAACTAGGCAACCAAACATACCATTCTCTAGCCAGACTTagataatactccctccattccaaattgtaagtcattctaagaatcttggaaagtcaaaacattttcatgtttgactaaatttata is part of the Sorghum bicolor cultivar BTx623 chromosome 10, Sorghum_bicolor_NCBIv3, whole genome shotgun sequence genome and harbors:
- the LOC110430884 gene encoding uncharacterized protein LOC110430884 isoform X2, with amino-acid sequence MTTPACSGHQRECSHDARRQAREVDVLLPFDDELSWRQGGVRRRVSCCRAPSPRCSLCSVLIPCSEKKRVTTKLPRTSYMTSVMEATASGTAPVTHQRKTQASTVWRCSSRCVGCSSFAQVLASHQPWRGVANPTT
- the LOC110430884 gene encoding uncharacterized protein LOC110430884 isoform X1, with the translated sequence MTTPACSGHQRECSHDARRQAREVDVLLPFDDELSWRQGGVRRRVSCCRAPSPRCSLCSVLIPCSEKKRVTTKLPRTSYMTSVMEATASGTAPVTHQRKTQASTVSMLRASRWPWAWTPPQRRHRGVEMLVEMRRVLVVCPGACFSSAMAWSSKSHHVRCPPHVCVNV